From the Osmerus eperlanus chromosome 21, fOsmEpe2.1, whole genome shotgun sequence genome, one window contains:
- the LOC134007736 gene encoding FERM and PDZ domain-containing protein 4-like isoform X1, with the protein MDVFGFGKMAKLSGHKNKSAGWPPPSGTWGALQGPPYGWDMGSLREGRDYFSHSQVSQSSSLEEVRLDGLQLVPPAPRLVEMRRDPVLGFGFVAGSEKPVVVRSVTPGGPSEGKLIPGDEIILINDEAVSSAPRERVIDLVRNCKESILLTVVQPYPSPKSAFISAAKKAKLKSNPVKVRFAEEVIINGQVPNSVKDNSLLFMTNVLKVYLENGQTKSFRFDSSTSIKDVIMTLQEKLSIKCIEHFCLMLEQRSEGSGSKLLLLHEQEMLTQVTQRPGSDKMKCFFRISFVPKDPVDLLRRDAVAFEYLYVQSCNDVVLERFGSELKYDAALRLAALQMYILTMTMRQTQKVSLKYIQKEWGLALFLPPAVRSSMKEKNIKKALTHILKTNQNLVPPGKKLSALQAKVHYLRYLSDLRLYGGREFRSILLQGEKQTEVTLLVGPRYGISHVINTKTHLVALLADFSHVNRIEILTEDDTNVRLELHVLDVRPITLIMESSDAMNLACLTAGYYRLLVDSRRSIFNMVHSNSTVEDDLGQDRLLEWPYSTSLGNCEDPNAQAELLEPYNRDSVYSDNGGQENSISYVPDPPQRPPPMEARRSPHPPPLPPSTRHQPQESPRSAKVSFIFGDPPLTTVNPQNLGYERLTDESPEVPEHRPAYLHHNNNSTDFRTQGGAAFQYTGSPHVVYSNIGAPDCVEEPLLRDLCYADTTDDAEDEDDASCEEDSSAAGGEGHAPGGGAAAAGKATFIALSGSTDDIIDLTSLPPPEGEDDEEDDDTLLHSLNLAIAAPPQGFRDSSDEESPEGRPLSTLDNDDIPVSLIDAVPTRGESSGERRLDNAVVNTLQALEALAVSEDRPRPRPSSHPGVLISRAFSPESSSDSGNETNSSEMTETSEQAALHKLNETTVRLMMATRDGYQPLIEEQTDFPTSPRSAGATQKKPHSPSRPRDGGPRSSPVPPRPASQTDMQVGTDGTEPRLNPASIKRPNSVAGKRPRKSSDSSNGKFNTFSTREGHRGGGHLDEERTSVCETVQRRPPPPLRDNSMAESLGSNSVPRGHRSLPRPPPPADRREPAELSEATGGDGASALGREEEHPMAPPLPSPTRKQRDPGQTELPGEQPQARQGVARLCEYHLAKRISTLHSEGHGSLQSSLCSSLDAGCSPGHSACPTPTDSPLIVPDGKHPLSSSSTSLLRVLSYEDKAPHGIPGQNPQGRDLHPHADPALLRKMLPNIHPPGSEPSREDSVRNLKMKETTGTARRSNLHNDLHAKPACLRGVNQKEGSEAYRQLINYLTVSQMHQGGQLHSAGMGGGGVKKDSRKFITSNPQLIEMVRNKGNTIARCPCMPPSSSPFLSPNLGNPNPNTAALQRASKSPRPYHSATLPAKLKNSPDLHAQRPTNSLEVRHNSAERRSSFSGMESELERAVDPERFLSLCKRDGVREGGVSRLPPRARSVMSQVSNPEDWLKSDCRTKHAVRQALNDSLCFSTAPSVARTEPLGTTLGAGDHPSAFTRQARTCVAATANLAPPPPPPPPPPPPPPLPMQANMSSRNCIVPKQESTAQYRQNHIQAVNPAFRQGESRPNSLQRGRELRRSSSSVTAGSGSVEVLFDKSRTGSQQQISSQQQGESKLQRRPTRKRLSKSYSQGSVASHTTCWSAGTRDSRRASVVFPLHKDTKHLKASQKLDTSPWRCNGPFSYCFFKRKSQAEEDEVEVEVERPRRCRGELDESPSPCGPGPGGSALDAAGDQLYGEVLDNMSFSDRLARINALKDHMYVYPSGFAEVRRDASELIALVRSSVGRGDRGIQMPQVSDLSQYKQLLSIESKELGRACRRMSQAHGSPEDMLLAVTCSFQVLCCLSEACMCLVRGLGPAASQQQREVVAKVDEVVMNYICLLRAAEAAAIGAPGEHSVKALVRHSSTMAAIANALTRSLKTLLNK; encoded by the exons CCACAAGAACAAATCGGCAGGCTGGCCTCCCCCCTCTGGGACGTGGGGCGCCCTGCAGGGCCCCCCGTACGGCTGGGACATGGGCTCCCTCCGCGAGGGGCGAGACTACTTCAGCCA CAGCCAAGTGTCCCAGAGCAGCTCTCTGGAGGAGGTGCGTCTCGACGGACTACAGCTggtgccccccgccccccgcctggTGGAAATGCGACGAGACCCCGTCCTGGGCTTCGGCTTTGTGGCGGGGAGCGAGAAGCCCGTGGTGGTCCGCTCCGTCACGCCAG GTGGTCCCTCGGAAGGAAAGCTGATACCAGGGGATGAAATCATCTTGATTAATGATGAGGCTGTCAGCTCAGCTCCCAGGGAACGAGTCATCGACCTCGTGAG GAATTGCAAGGAGTCCATTTTGTTGACTGTTGTCCAGCCGTACCCT AGTCCCAAATCAGCGTTCATCAGTGCAGCCAAAAAAGCCAAGCTGAAGTCCAATCCGGTCAAAGTGCGCTTTGCAGAAGAGGTCATCATTAATGGCCAGGTCCCA AACTCTGTGAAGGacaactctctcctcttcatgaCAAACGTTCTGAAGGTGTACCTAGAGAACGGGCAGACCAAGTCGTTCCGATTCGATAGCAGCACATCCATCAAG GATGTCATCATGACCCTCCaagagaagctgtccatcaAGTGCATCGAGCACTTCTGTCTGATGCTGGAGCAGAGGTCGGAAGGCTCGGGGAGCAAGCTGCTACTCCTGCATGAGCAGGAGATGCTAACTCAG GTGACACAGAGACCCGGCTCGGATAAGATGAAATGCTTCTTCAGAATCAGCTTCGTCCCAAAGGACCCCGTGGATCTGCTACGGAGAGACGCCGTGGCGTTTGAATACCTCTATGTTCAG AGCTGCAACGACGTGGTCCTGGAGCGCTTCGGCTCCGAGCTGAAGTACGACGCCGCCCTGCGCCTGGCCGCTCTGCAGATGTACATCCTCACCATGACGATGCGGCAGACGCAGAAGGTTTCGCTCAAGTACATCCA GAAAGAGTGGGGCCTGGCCCTTTTCCTTCCCCCTGCCGTGAGGTCCAGCATGAAGGAGAAAAACATCAAGAAAGCTCTGACGCACATCCTCAAAACCAACCAGAATCTAGTGCCTCCGGGGAAAAAG TTGTCAGCGCTGCAGGCTAAGGTGCACTACTTGAGGTATCTCAGTGATCTAAGACTGTACGGAGGGCGAGAGTTCAGATCGATACTTCTG cAAGGGGAGAAGCAAACCGAGGTCACCTTGCTGGTGGGGCCCAGGTATGGCATCAGTCACGTCATAAACACCAAGACACACCTGGTGGCTCTGTTGGCTGACTTCAGCCACGTCAACCGCATCGAGATCCTCACAGAGGACGACACCAACGTTCGTCTGGAGCTCCACGTCCTCGATGTCCGG CCTATCACATTAATCATGGAGTCCAGTGATGCCATGAACCTGGCCTGTCTGACAGCAGGATACTACCGCCTCCTAGTGGACTCTCGACGCTCCATTTTTAACATGGTCCATAGCAACAGCACTGTGGAAGACGACCtag GCCAGGACAGACTACTGGAGTGGCCATACAGCACTTCTCTGGGTAACTGTGAGGACCCCAATGCCCAAGCAGAATTACTGGAGCCCTACAACCGAGACTCAGTCTACTCCGACAAcggaggacaggagaacagcATCTCCTACGTCCCCGACCCCCCCCAGCGGCCTCCCCCCATGGAGGCGAGGAGAAGCCCCCATCCTCCGCCTCTGCCGCCCTCCACCCGACACCAACCCCAGGAATCCCCCCGCAGCGCCAAGGTCTCCTTCATATTCGGCGACCCTCCGCTGACCACTGTGAACCCCCAGAACCTGGGCTACGAGCGCCTGACGGATGAAAGCCCCGAGGTGCCGGAGCACAGGCCCGCGTACttgcaccacaacaacaactcGACAGACTTTAGGACCCAGGGCGGGGCGGCCTTCCAGTACACGGGAAGCCCCCACGTGGTCTACAGCAACATCGGCGCCCCCGACTGCGTGGAGGAGCCGCTGCTCCGCGACCTGTGCTACGCCGACACGACGGACGACGCCGAGGACGAGGACGACGCCAGCTGCGAGGAGGACTCGTCCGCggccgggggggaggggcacgCCCCCGGGGGCGGGGCCGCGGCGGCCGGCAAGGCCACGTTCATCGCCCTCTCCGGCTCCACCGACGACATCATCGACTTGACCTCGCTCCCTCCGCCGGAGGGCGAGGACGACGAGGAGGACGACGACACCCTGCTCCACTCCTTAAACCTGGCCATCGCGGCTCCGCCCCAGGGCTTCAGGGACAGCTCGGACGAGGAGAGCCCGGAGGGGCGCCCTCTGAGCACGCTGGACAACGACGACATCCCCGTGTCGCTGATCGACGCCGTGCCCACCCGCGGGGAGAGCAgcggggagaggaggctggacaACGCCGTGGTCAACACCCTGCAGGCGCTGGAGGCCCTGGCCGTGTCTGAGGACAGGCCTCGTCCACGACCCTCCAGCCACCCAG GTGTATTGATATCTCGAGCCTTCAGTCCTGAATCTTCTTCTGACTCAGGCAATGAGACCAACTCCTCCGAGATGACGGAGACCTCGGAGCAGGCGGCCCTCCACAAGCTCAACGAGACCACCGTGCGGCTGATGATGGCCACCCGGGACGGCTACCAGCCTCTGATCGAGGAGCAGACCGATTTCCCCACTTCGCCCAGGTCGGCAGGCGCCACCCAAAAGAAGCCCCACAGTCCCTCTCGACCCCGGGACGGAGGGCCACGGTCGTCCCCCGTGCCTCCTAGACCCGCCTCCCAAACGGACATGCAGGTGGGCACCGACGGCACGGAGCCACGCTTGAACCCCGCTTCCATCAAACGGCCCAACTCCGTGGCAGGTAAGCGCCCCAGGAAGTCGTCCGACTCCTCCAACGGGAAGTTCAACACGTTCAGCACGAGAGAGGGCCACAGGGGCGGCGGCCACCTTGACGAGGAGCGCACTTCCGTGTGTGAGACCGTTCAGAGgagacctccccctcctcttcgggACAACTCCATGGCGGAAAGCCTCGGCTCGAACAGTGTGCCGAGGGGCCATCGCAGCCTGCCccgccctccaccccccgctGACCGCAGAGAGCCGGCGGAGCTGAGCGAGGCGACCGGTGGCGACGGCGCCTCGGCTCTGGGACGCGAGGAGGAGCACCCGATGGCACCTCCTTTACCGTCTCCCACCAGGAAGCAGCGGGACCCCGGGCAGACGGAGCTGCCGGGAGAGCAGCCCCAGGCCAGGCAGGGCGTGGCCCGGCTGTGTGAGTACCACCTGGCCAAGAGAATCTCCACCCTGCACAGCGAAGGCCACGGCTCCCTGCAGAGCTCGCTGTGTTCCTCTCTGGATGCAGGCTGCAGCCCGGGGCACAGTGCCTGTCCCACCCCCACCGACTCCCCCCTCATAGTCCCTGACGGAAAGCACCCTctatccagctcctccacctccctcctcagggTCCTCAGCTACGAGGACAAGGCCCCACACGGCATTCCCGGCCAAAACCCCCAGGGCAGGGACCTCCACCCCCACGCGGACCCCGCCCTCCTACGGAAGATGCTGCCCAACATTCACCCTCCGGGGTCAGAGCCCAGCAGAGAGGACTCCGTCCGGAACCTCAAGATGAAAGAAACCACAGGTACTGCTAGAAGGAGTAACCTTCACAATGATCTGCATGCCAAGCCAGCCTGTTTAAGGGGTGTAAACCAAAAGGAGGGGAGCGAAGCGTATAGGCAGTTGATTAACTACCTGACAGTAAGCCAGATGCACCAAGGGGGCCAGTTGCACAGTGCAGGCATGGGAGGCGGGGGGGTGAAAAAAGACTCGAGGAAGTTCATTACCAGTAACCCCCAGCTGATAGAGATGGTCAGAAATAAAGGGAACACCATTGCCCGATGTCCCTGCATGcccccctcgtcctcccccttcctcagcccTAATCTAGGGAACCCCAATCCCAATACAGCCGCCCTACAGCGGGCTAGCAAAAGCCCCCGGCCGTACCACTCTGCCACCCTGCCTGCCAAGCTGAAGAACAGTCCTGACTTGCATGCTCAGAGACCGACCAACAGTCTTGAAGTGAGGCACAATAGCGCCGAGAGGAGGAGCTCCTTTTCCGGCATGGAGAGCGAGTTAGAGAGGGCCGTCGATCCCGAGCGCTTCCTGTCCTTGTGTAAGAGGGACGGCGTCCGCGAGGGGGGCGTCAGCCGCCTCCCCCCCAGAGCGCGGAGTGTCATGTCCCAGGTCAGCAACCCAGAGGACTGGCTAAAGTCTGACTGCAGGACGAAGCATGCCGTCCGGCAGGCTCTTAAtgattctctctgtttctctaccGCCCCTAGTGTAGCTCGCACTGAGCCGCTGGGAACGACACTGGGAGCGGGGGACCACCCATCGGCTTTTACTAGGCAGGCTAGAACCTGCGTCGCGGCCACCGCAAACCTAGCCCCTccgccacctccccctcctcctcctccccctccgccaccTCTGCCAATGCAAGCAAACATGAGCTCCAGAAATTGCATCGTGCCAAAGCAGGAGTCCACCGCGCAGTACAGACAGAACCACATCCAGGCCGTCAACCCCGCCTTCCGTCAGGGCGAGTCCCGCCCCAATAGCCTCCAGCGGGGCAGGGAGCTCAGGCGCAGCTCCAGCAGTGTGACCGCCGGCTCTGGGAGTGTGGAGGTTCTCTTTGACAAATCCCGGACCGGAAGCCAGCAGCAGATATCATCCCAGCAGCAGGGCGAGTCCAAACTGCAGAGGAGGCCCACGAGAAAGAGGCTGTCTAAGAGCTACTCCCAGGGCTCCGTGGCCTCCCACACCACCTGCTGGTCTGCTGGGACCAGGGACAGCAGGAGGGCCTCAGTGGTGTTCCCCCTGcacaaagacaccaaacacctGAAGGCCTCCCAGAAGCTGGACACCAGCCCCTGGAGGTGCAACGGACCCTTTAGCTACTGCTTCTTCAAGCGAAAGAGCCAGGCGGAGGAGGACGAGGTCGAGGTCGAGGTGGAGAGGCCCAGGCGCTGTCGCGGCGAGCTGGATGAGTCGCCGTCTCCCTGCGGCCCGGGCCCGGGCGGCTCGGCCCTGGACGCCGCCGGCGACCAGCTGTACGGGGAGGTCCTCGACAACATGAGCTTCAGCGACCGCCTGGCGCGCATCAATGCCCTCAAGGACCACATGTACGTCTATCCGTCCGGATTCGCAGAGGTGCGCCGGGACGCCAGCGAGCTCATAGCCCTGGTGCGCTCCAGCGTCGGAAGGGGGGACCGGGGCATCCAGATGCCCCAGGTCTCGGACCTGTCCCAGTACAAGCAGCTGCTCTCCATCGAGTCCAAGGAGCTGGGCCGTGCGTGCCGGAGGATGTCCCAGGCCCACGGAAGCCCCGAGGACATGCTGCTGGCGGTCACCTGCAGCTTCCAGGTGCTGTGCTGCCTGTCGGAGGCCTGCATGTGCCTGGTCAGGGGCCTCGGCCCAGCAGCTTCCCAGCagcagagggaggtggtggCCAAGGTGGACGAGGTGGTCATGAACTACATCTGTCTGCTGCGCGCAGCCGAGGCTGCAGCCATAGGAGCCCCCGGGGAACACAGTGTCAAAGCCCTGGTCCGTCACTCCAGTACCATGGCGGCCATAGCCAACGCGCTCACCCGCTCCCTCAAAACGCTGCTTAACAAGTAA